A stretch of DNA from Desmospora activa DSM 45169:
AGGAGATCAATTGGGATGTGCCGCTGTAGACAAACACATCATAGGAGGTGAGCCCTTTTTTCGCCACTTCCTGCGGATGCAGCTCCGTCACCTGAAAACCGAGGCGTTCCAAGGCAATACGGGTGCCGGCATGGGATTGTCCTTTGTTCATACCGCCATCTTTTAGGATCGCCACGTTCAGGTTTTTCACCGGTTGGGCACCCTGCGGGATGTTGCCGCTACGGATGGTTAAGCCTGAGTCCCGAACCGCTTGTTGCAGCGTGGAAGAATGGCTTTCAACATAAAAGTCACCCGCTTGATCCCGTTTGACGGTGATGCCTTGTTGGATTAACGAATTGACCAGATGGACCGCTTCCACGGTTTGGTTCGGAATATGATAGGGACCTTTTCCGGACAATTGGCCTGTCGCTTTTGTCTTTTTCACCGGGGTGGATGTTACTGTTACCTCTTCGTCGGTTGGATCAGCTTCAAAGCCCCACAATTCCGGTAAGCTCCAGGCGGAGATATCGTACATGGAAGGGGTGATGTCTGTAATGTCCTCCCCATCCCACAACATCGTGTTGGCCAATCCCGCTTTCGCTTGATTCATTTTGACGATGTAAGTGCCAGCGGGATATTGTTTGCCCTTCGCTTCAAAGGGAGTTTTGGCTTGCTCCACGGAGATATCGTTGTCCAACAAATGATTGACCGCCTTCAGCGTAGGAGTCGGCTGGTCGCGATCCACTGGGAGGATATACGCTTTTGGGAAAAATTCGTCCTGGTGATAGGGATGATCAAACTGGATGCCGCGTCGAAACACCTCCAACTGGTCGCGGATCATTTCATCTTTGTTGTCGGCGGCAAATTTAAGCGCACCCATCACCGCATCTTCTTGCCAGCGCACACCGTCCCAATCGTTGGTGGGCGCTTCCAGGGTATACGCAAAGGAGCCATGGTACATTGCGTACATTGGCGTAAAGATGGGCGGATAATCGTCCCAGCCATCACTATCGTCCCGTTGTGGGATATACGTACCCTTCATATTGCGATACAAGTCGGATTCGTAGGCGTCACGGTTGGATACCAGCTCTGCTTCCATCGCTTCTGCCTGGTCCATTGCCCACTTGGAGAAAAGATCGTATTCATAGTTGGGGTTGTGAGGTGGGGTGCAAGGTTCAATCAACCCCGGCTTCGACGCACCCCCGGAGCGCACATAGCCGTGCAAATCGAGTAGCACCATCGGATTCCAACGGGTGATCAGTTCCACCATCTGCCGCGTTTCCGGTTGGGATGACGTGATAAAATCACGGTTGAGATCGATACCGGCGGAGTTAAAACGCGTTGCAGACCAGCGTCCGTCAGGGTTGGCGACAACATTGAAAATGAGGACATGGTTTTCCAAAATCGTTTTCGTCTCAGTATCATTCTGAGTGGCAAATCGGTCCATCAGACGGAGGACAGCATCAGTGCCGACAAACTCCGTGCCATGGATGGAACCGTTGATCAGGACGGGCACTTTAAAGTCGGAATCTTTTCCCGTCAATTGTTGAGCCGTCACGGAGCGGTTAAACATCTGACGGCGCAATTGTTGATACTGTCCAAACTTCGCTTTAGCACCGGCTTCCGAGATGGTGACCACATACATCGGATGTCCGCCAGCGGACAATCCAGACTCCTCCACCGAAACTCGGTTGCTCTTCCGCTGTAACTCTTTTAGCATGCCTTCTACTTCGGAATATTTGACAAAATCGTAGTGCTCGCTGTTAAAAAGGCTTTTCTCTTTTTCCGGCCCATCATGATAGGCCCAGGCGACACTGGGTACCACCGCCATGACGACCGCCAGCAAAAACAAGGTCCATCGTTTGATCATCAGCCATCCTCCACCCACAAGAAATTTCCAAGGAAAATGTTTTTCCGGAGTCTATCTTTTTCGACTAAATCGTTG
This window harbors:
- a CDS encoding M14 family zinc carboxypeptidase, yielding MIKRWTLFLLAVVMAVVPSVAWAYHDGPEKEKSLFNSEHYDFVKYSEVEGMLKELQRKSNRVSVEESGLSAGGHPMYVVTISEAGAKAKFGQYQQLRRQMFNRSVTAQQLTGKDSDFKVPVLINGSIHGTEFVGTDAVLRLMDRFATQNDTETKTILENHVLIFNVVANPDGRWSATRFNSAGIDLNRDFITSSQPETRQMVELITRWNPMVLLDLHGYVRSGGASKPGLIEPCTPPHNPNYEYDLFSKWAMDQAEAMEAELVSNRDAYESDLYRNMKGTYIPQRDDSDGWDDYPPIFTPMYAMYHGSFAYTLEAPTNDWDGVRWQEDAVMGALKFAADNKDEMIRDQLEVFRRGIQFDHPYHQDEFFPKAYILPVDRDQPTPTLKAVNHLLDNDISVEQAKTPFEAKGKQYPAGTYIVKMNQAKAGLANTMLWDGEDITDITPSMYDISAWSLPELWGFEADPTDEEVTVTSTPVKKTKATGQLSGKGPYHIPNQTVEAVHLVNSLIQQGITVKRDQAGDFYVESHSSTLQQAVRDSGLTIRSGNIPQGAQPVKNLNVAILKDGGMNKGQSHAGTRIALERLGFQVTELHPQEVAKKGLTSYDVFVYSGTSQLISSNLSEANKEFGLKDESQVQTFKKHVTQFVEKGGKYIAVGSSASQATRTLGLTKVEVHAGGSNSNGIVKVDYRDSPLTAGYKEKDLGFVYRPAWYTSTDHATVAAAYHDSTDFFHSGHWKNREAAQGEAVIVQEKDADVTLIGMEPGFRGHTDYLYRLLSNVVFD